The following are encoded together in the Kribbella voronezhensis genome:
- a CDS encoding alpha/beta hydrolase: MTHSTAVQQPSLGVRLLYSLRGEPDWSTMSMESLVGFREAQNRRLKSPLIRVVTGLPDRKASSKWEQVRLPDRVVPVRVYRPTGGGSALPLVLHVHGGGFVGTAVQCDWTNSHLAARLPAVVVSVEHRLIDFNMPLSAAVDDGWDVLRHVVQNNAQWGVDPARVVVFGESTGSMVAALSALRARESGLLLRAQVLVNPCVDLTTTALDYPSMTEYADSPVLTVKQMEFFRRLAVPAGADARAVSPLYADDLGGLPPALLVVPVLDPVADHGRTYFDALRKAGTPAELIEIPKAAHAFLSMPGLVRQARSARAAIAGFLRDRLGGGEQSPDRQAAG, from the coding sequence ATGACCCACTCCACCGCCGTCCAGCAGCCGTCGCTGGGAGTCCGGCTGCTCTACTCCCTGCGAGGCGAGCCGGACTGGTCGACGATGTCGATGGAAAGCCTGGTCGGCTTCCGGGAGGCTCAGAACCGCAGGCTGAAGTCCCCGCTGATCCGGGTGGTCACCGGGCTTCCGGACCGGAAGGCGAGCAGCAAGTGGGAGCAGGTGAGGCTGCCGGACCGAGTGGTCCCGGTCCGGGTCTACCGGCCGACCGGCGGCGGTAGCGCCCTGCCCCTGGTGCTGCACGTCCATGGCGGCGGATTCGTCGGTACTGCGGTGCAGTGCGACTGGACCAACAGTCATCTGGCCGCACGGCTGCCTGCCGTAGTCGTCTCGGTGGAGCACCGGCTCATCGACTTCAACATGCCACTGTCCGCCGCTGTCGACGACGGCTGGGACGTACTGCGTCACGTCGTACAGAACAACGCGCAGTGGGGAGTGGACCCGGCGCGGGTCGTCGTGTTCGGGGAGAGCACCGGGTCGATGGTCGCGGCGCTGTCTGCCTTGCGGGCAAGAGAATCCGGTCTGCTGCTGCGCGCGCAGGTGCTGGTCAATCCCTGCGTCGACCTGACCACGACAGCGCTCGACTACCCGTCGATGACGGAGTACGCCGACAGCCCGGTCCTCACGGTGAAGCAGATGGAGTTCTTCCGTCGACTGGCCGTTCCCGCGGGAGCGGATGCCAGAGCTGTGTCGCCGCTGTACGCCGACGATCTCGGCGGCCTGCCGCCGGCGCTCCTGGTCGTGCCGGTCCTCGACCCGGTGGCGGACCACGGCCGGACGTACTTCGACGCCCTGCGCAAGGCCGGAACGCCGGCGGAGTTGATCGAGATTCCCAAGGCGGCGCACGCGTTCCTCAGCATGCCCGGGCTGGTGCGGCAGGCCCGGTCCGCGCGGGCCGCGATCGCCGGATTCCTCCGCGACCGGCTCGGCGGTGGAGAGCAGAGCCCCGATCGCCAGGCCGCCGGATGA